A single genomic interval of Camelina sativa cultivar DH55 chromosome 11, Cs, whole genome shotgun sequence harbors:
- the LOC109124677 gene encoding protein krasavietz-like yields MSSKEKPTLGGTRIKTRKRNIAAPLDPAAFSDAVVQIYLDNAGDLELVAKSIESSDLNFTRYGDIFFEVIFIGGRTQPGTVKSDEGERHTYSVIDCEPKREAILPSVVYIQKILRRKPFLIKNLENVTRRFLQSLELFEENERKKLAIFTALAFSQKLSGLPPETVFQPLLKDNLVAKGIVLTFVTDFFKEYLVENSLEDLISILRRGKMEDNLMDFLPPVRRSAESFAEHFTNEGLTDLVEYHSKKMFEVKLREIKTVLTSKVTEEESNVDEVIESVKQQIKDAKLPDIEVVRVVWDGLMDAVQWSGKNQQQNANTVLRQVKTWAPLLNTFCSSGKLELELMYKVQMQCYEDAKLMKVFPEVVRSLYELDVLAEDTILHWFRKGTNSKGRQTFVKSLEPFVNWLEEAEEEE; encoded by the exons ATGAG CTCGAAGGAGAAACCCACTCTCGG AGGTACGCGGATTAAGACCCGCAAACGGAATATTGCTGCTCCTCTGGACCCTGCAGCCTTCTCTGATGCAGTGGTCCAGATTTACCTGGATAATGCTGGTGATCTG gAACTTGTTGCCAAAAGTATTGAATCATCAGATCTTAATTTCACAAGATATGGTGACATCTTCTTTGAG GTTATATTCATAGGAGGACGCACGCAACCTGGAACAGTGAAATCTGATGAAGGAGAACGCCATACGTACTCTGTAATTGACTGTGAACCCAAGCGGGAAGCCATTTTACCATCTGTAGTCTATATACAGAAAATTCTGCGGAGGAAGCCTTTCCTCATAAAAAACCTTGAAAATGTTACTCGGAGATTCCTGCAGTCACTGGAGCTTTTTGAGGAAAATGAAAGGAAGAAGCTTGCTATCTTCACAGCACTTGCCTTTTCCCAGAAGCTCTCAGGATTACCTCCAGAAACTGTCTTCCAGCCATTACTCAAGGATAATCTCGTTGCCAAAGGGATAGTGCTCACTTTTGTAACAGACTTCTTCAAGGAGTATTTGGTTGAGAACAGTCTTGAAGACTTGATCTCTATTCTGAGGCGTGGCAAGATGGAAGACAACCTTATGGATTTCCTACCACCTGTAAGGCGATCTGCTGAAAGTTTTGCAGAGCATTTCAC AAATGAGGGATTGACCGATCTAGTGGAGTACCATtcaaagaaaatgtttgagGTGAAACTGAGGGAAATCAAAACCGTTCTAACAAGCAAGGTCACAGAGGAGGAGAGTAATGTAGACGAAGTCATTGAATCTGTGAAGCAACAGATCAAAGATGCTAAGCTGCCTGACATTGAGGTTGTACGTGTTGTTTGGGATGGTTTAATGGATGCTGTTCAGTGGTCTGGAAAAAATCAGCAGCAAAATGCTAACACTGTTCTGCGCCAG GTGAAAACATGGGCTCCGCTTCTGAACACCTTCTGCAGCAGCGGAAAGCTAGAGCTGGAACTGATGTACAAAGTTCAAATGCAATGCTACGAGGATGCAAAGCTTATGAAAGTTTTCCCAGAAGTAGTGAGGTCGCTCTATGAACTCGATGTCCTCGCTGAAGACACCATTCTCCACTGGTTCCGTAAAGGAACCAACTCAAAGGGCAG GCAAACCTTTGTGAAAAGCTTAGAGCCATTTGTGAATTGGCTTG